Proteins encoded in a region of the Salipiger sp. CCB-MM3 genome:
- the hutI gene encoding imidazolonepropionase, which translates to MTKQQVLRGGTLVTLEGEKGYGLLEGGAVAIDGETIAWVGPMADLPEAYAAWQVTDLQGRLVTPALTDCHTHLVYGGSRAREFEMRLEGASYEEIARAGGGIASTVRHTRAADEGALIAQSLPRLDALLAEGVTTVEIKSGYGLDRDTELRLLRVARKLAELRPVHVVTTFLGAHALPPEWQGTKAEYIAQICLPTLRAAHAEGLVDAVDGFCEGIAFSAAEMEPVFAEAQKLGLPVKLHAEQLSHQGGIQLAAKYGALSADHVEYATEADAAAMAEAGMVAVLLPGAFYAIHETQAPPVAAFRAHNVPMALSTDANPGTSPLTSLLLTMNMGCTLFRMTPEEALRGVTVNAAKALGLTDRGRIAAGQRADLGIWNTDSPAELSYRIGFNPLHARIFGGHA; encoded by the coding sequence ATGACAAAGCAACAGGTGCTGCGCGGCGGGACTCTGGTGACGCTGGAAGGGGAGAAGGGCTATGGGCTGCTCGAAGGCGGCGCCGTGGCCATCGACGGCGAGACCATCGCTTGGGTCGGGCCTATGGCCGACCTCCCCGAGGCCTATGCGGCTTGGCAGGTGACTGACCTCCAAGGGCGCCTCGTGACGCCCGCGCTCACCGACTGCCACACCCACCTCGTCTACGGCGGCTCGCGCGCCCGCGAGTTCGAGATGCGGCTCGAAGGCGCCAGCTACGAAGAGATCGCCCGCGCCGGAGGCGGCATCGCCTCGACCGTGCGCCACACCCGCGCGGCGGACGAGGGCGCGCTGATCGCGCAATCCCTGCCGCGGCTCGACGCGCTGTTGGCCGAAGGCGTGACCACGGTGGAGATCAAATCGGGTTACGGCCTCGACCGCGACACCGAGCTGCGGCTGCTGCGCGTCGCGCGCAAGCTGGCCGAGCTGCGCCCGGTGCATGTGGTGACCACCTTCCTCGGTGCCCACGCGCTGCCGCCCGAGTGGCAGGGGACCAAGGCCGAGTATATCGCGCAGATCTGCCTGCCGACCCTGCGCGCCGCTCATGCCGAGGGGCTGGTGGATGCGGTCGACGGCTTCTGCGAGGGCATCGCCTTTTCCGCCGCCGAGATGGAGCCGGTCTTTGCCGAGGCGCAAAAGCTGGGCCTGCCGGTCAAGCTGCACGCCGAGCAGCTGTCGCATCAAGGCGGCATCCAGCTTGCGGCCAAATACGGCGCGCTTTCGGCCGATCACGTGGAATACGCCACCGAGGCCGACGCCGCGGCGATGGCAGAGGCGGGGATGGTGGCGGTGCTGCTGCCCGGCGCTTTCTACGCCATCCACGAGACGCAGGCGCCGCCCGTCGCGGCCTTCCGCGCGCACAACGTGCCCATGGCGCTGTCGACCGACGCAAACCCCGGCACCTCGCCGCTGACCTCGCTGTTGCTGACCATGAACATGGGCTGCACGCTCTTTCGCATGACGCCGGAAGAGGCGCTGCGCGGTGTGACGGTCAATGCGGCCAAGGCGCTTGGCCTGACCGACAGGGGCCGCATTGCCGCCGGTCAGCGCGCCGATCTTGGTATATGGAACACCGACAGCCCCGCAGAGCTGTCCTATCGCATCGGGTTCAACCCGCTTCATGCCCGTATCTTTGGAGGCCACGCATGA
- a CDS encoding amino acid ABC transporter permease: protein MGFDFNVILSKQDALISGIAMTVFVWVVGTLAGALLGFIIATARRYGGTLIDKALTVPIEVIRGTPFLVQLFLLYFGGPYIGLSLDALPAGLIALSIYGSAYFAEIFRAGYQSVPPGHVEAAECLGFTRMQVIRNILLPEMALLVIPPSVNMAIILLKETALLSLITVPEMTMTASAIGSQEYAFVEAMVLIALVYWVLVELAGLLGRLAEKKLSRYRLAKA, encoded by the coding sequence ATGGGTTTTGATTTCAACGTCATCCTGTCGAAACAGGACGCGCTGATCTCCGGCATCGCGATGACGGTCTTCGTCTGGGTCGTCGGCACGCTGGCCGGCGCGCTGCTGGGCTTCATCATCGCCACGGCGCGGCGCTACGGCGGCACGCTGATCGACAAGGCGCTGACCGTGCCGATCGAAGTGATCCGCGGCACACCCTTCCTCGTGCAGCTCTTCCTGCTCTATTTCGGCGGCCCTTACATTGGCCTGTCGCTCGACGCGCTGCCCGCGGGTCTGATCGCGCTGAGCATCTACGGCTCGGCCTATTTCGCCGAGATCTTCCGCGCCGGTTACCAGTCGGTGCCGCCGGGCCATGTGGAAGCGGCGGAATGCCTTGGCTTCACGCGGATGCAGGTGATCCGAAACATCCTGCTGCCCGAGATGGCGCTGCTGGTGATCCCGCCCTCGGTGAACATGGCGATCATCCTGCTGAAGGAGACGGCGCTGCTGTCGCTCATCACGGTCCCCGAGATGACAATGACCGCCAGTGCCATCGGCTCGCAGGAATATGCCTTCGTCGAGGCAATGGTACTGATCGCGCTCGTCTATTGGGTGCTGGTCGAACTGGCGGGCCTGCTTGGGCGGCTCGCGGAAAAGAAACTCTCAAGATACAGGCTGGCCAAGGCATGA
- the hutU gene encoding urocanate hydratase encodes MTNPCHNQRDVYPATGTEITAKSWLTEAPMRMLMNNLHPDVAENPHELVVYGGIGRAARTWDDFDQIVASLQKLEEDETLLVQSGKPVGVFRTHPDAPRVLIANSNLVPHWANWDHFNELDKKGLAMYGQMTAGSWIYIGAQGIVQGTYETFVEAGRQHYDGNLKGKWILTGGLGGMGGAQPLAAVMAGACCLAVECDETRADFRIRTRYCDEKTHSLDEALEMIDRWTKAGEAKSVALIANAADVFPELVRRMQAGEPMPNGRPDIVTDQTSAHDPVHGYLPKGWSVAEWRQKQESDPKGVAKAAKASMRDHVAAMVDFWNAGVPTLDYGNNIRQMALEEGLDNAFAFPGFVPAYIRPLFCRGVGPFRWAALSGDPEDIYKTDQKVKELIDDPHLHNWLDMARERIAFQGLPARICWVGLGLRHKLGLAFNEMVRNGELKAPIVIGRDHLDSGSVASPNRETEAMKDGSDAVSDWPLLNALLNTASGATWVSLHHGGGVGMGFSQHSGMVICCDGTEAADKRLARVLWNDPATGVMRHADAGYEIALDCAREHQLNLPGILG; translated from the coding sequence ATGACCAACCCCTGTCACAACCAGCGCGACGTCTATCCCGCCACCGGCACCGAGATCACCGCGAAAAGCTGGCTGACCGAAGCGCCGATGCGCATGCTGATGAACAACCTGCACCCCGATGTGGCCGAGAACCCGCACGAACTGGTGGTCTATGGCGGCATTGGCCGCGCCGCCCGGACATGGGACGACTTCGACCAGATCGTCGCGTCGCTGCAGAAGCTCGAAGAGGACGAGACGTTGCTGGTGCAATCGGGCAAGCCCGTGGGCGTGTTCCGCACCCATCCCGACGCGCCGCGCGTGCTGATCGCCAACTCCAACCTCGTGCCGCATTGGGCCAACTGGGATCACTTCAACGAGCTCGATAAGAAGGGTCTGGCGATGTACGGCCAGATGACCGCGGGCTCGTGGATCTACATCGGCGCGCAGGGCATCGTGCAGGGCACCTATGAGACCTTCGTCGAAGCGGGCCGCCAGCACTATGACGGCAACCTCAAGGGCAAGTGGATCCTGACCGGCGGCCTTGGCGGCATGGGCGGCGCGCAGCCGCTGGCGGCGGTGATGGCCGGGGCCTGCTGCCTTGCGGTGGAATGCGACGAGACCCGCGCCGACTTCCGCATCCGCACCCGCTATTGCGACGAGAAGACCCATTCGCTGGACGAGGCGCTCGAGATGATCGACCGCTGGACCAAGGCGGGCGAGGCCAAGTCGGTCGCGCTGATCGCCAACGCCGCCGATGTCTTCCCCGAACTGGTGCGCCGCATGCAGGCGGGCGAGCCGATGCCGAACGGACGCCCCGATATCGTGACCGACCAGACCTCGGCGCATGACCCGGTGCACGGCTACCTGCCCAAGGGCTGGAGCGTTGCCGAATGGCGCCAGAAGCAAGAGAGCGATCCCAAGGGCGTGGCCAAGGCCGCCAAAGCCTCGATGCGCGACCATGTCGCCGCGATGGTGGACTTCTGGAACGCCGGTGTGCCGACGCTGGATTACGGCAACAACATCCGCCAGATGGCGCTGGAAGAGGGGCTGGACAACGCCTTTGCCTTCCCCGGCTTCGTGCCCGCCTACATCCGTCCGCTGTTCTGCCGCGGCGTCGGCCCGTTCCGCTGGGCGGCGCTTTCGGGCGATCCCGAGGACATCTACAAGACCGACCAGAAGGTGAAAGAGCTGATCGACGATCCGCATCTGCACAACTGGCTCGACATGGCGCGCGAGCGCATCGCGTTCCAAGGTCTTCCTGCGCGCATCTGCTGGGTCGGCCTCGGGCTGCGTCACAAGCTGGGCCTCGCGTTCAACGAGATGGTCCGCAATGGCGAGCTGAAGGCGCCGATCGTCATTGGCCGCGATCACCTCGACAGCGGCTCGGTGGCTTCGCCGAACCGCGAGACCGAGGCGATGAAGGACGGCTCGGACGCGGTGTCTGACTGGCCGCTGCTCAACGCGCTGCTCAACACCGCCTCGGGCGCGACATGGGTCTCGCTGCACCACGGCGGCGGCGTCGGCATGGGCTTCTCGCAGCACTCCGGCATGGTGATCTGCTGCGACGGCACCGAGGCGGCCGACAAGCGTCTGGCGCGGGTGCTCTGGAATGACCCTGCGACAGGCGTTATGCGGCATGCGGATGCGGGCTATGAGATCGCTCTCGACTGCGCCCGCGAGCATCAACTCAACCTGCCGGGGATCCTGGGGTGA
- a CDS encoding amino acid ABC transporter permease: MSWKLFNLLLEASLMTIWVSALSIAIGLALAILLSAANLSGIRPLQWFAKFFISFFRGTPLLVQLLLLYNLLPVIGVQIPSMVTAVIGLSICTAAYQAENLRGGFEGVPTGLVESADMAGFTKSQTFWHIRVPIALRLTLPALINEAILILKASSLVSVVGLIELTRMAQNLVASTFMPLEIYASAGLIYLVINLVVATAGRQLERRLPGVGGK; the protein is encoded by the coding sequence ATGAGCTGGAAACTCTTCAACCTGCTGCTCGAAGCCTCGCTGATGACCATCTGGGTCAGTGCGCTGTCGATCGCAATCGGCCTTGCGCTGGCGATCCTGCTGTCGGCAGCGAACCTCTCGGGCATCCGCCCGCTGCAATGGTTCGCGAAATTCTTCATTTCCTTCTTCCGCGGCACACCGCTGCTGGTGCAGCTGCTGTTGCTTTATAACCTGCTGCCGGTGATCGGGGTTCAGATACCCTCGATGGTGACCGCGGTGATCGGCCTGTCGATCTGTACCGCCGCTTATCAGGCCGAGAACCTGCGCGGCGGTTTCGAAGGCGTGCCCACCGGTCTGGTCGAAAGCGCCGACATGGCGGGCTTCACCAAGAGCCAGACCTTCTGGCACATCCGCGTCCCGATCGCGCTGCGGCTGACCCTGCCCGCGCTGATTAACGAGGCGATCCTGATCCTCAAGGCGTCGTCGCTGGTCTCGGTGGTCGGGCTGATCGAGCTGACCCGCATGGCGCAGAACCTCGTGGCATCGACCTTCATGCCGCTTGAGATTTACGCCAGCGCCGGCCTCATCTACCTCGTCATCAACCTCGTGGTCGCCACCGCTGGCCGCCAGCTCGAACGTCGCCTTCCGGGCGTGGGAGGCAAGTGA
- the hutC gene encoding histidine utilization repressor, whose translation MIKEGASRQSLHERIRSDLEGKILSGAWPPGHRVPTEQELRLEYGCSRMTVNKVMTQLANAGLVLRRRKTGSIVMPQQSQNAVLEIKDIKDEVTAQGAAYRHEVVARVLRAAKATEADELGVEPGTQVLALTCLHYADEAPFCLEDRVINLEVAPDAEAESFTDLAPGVWLLRHIPWSEAEHTIAAVGASARVAELLDLSTGSPCLVMERRTWRQGETVTEVRLTYPGAANRLSARFTPSLP comes from the coding sequence ATGATCAAGGAGGGCGCTTCCCGACAATCGCTGCACGAGCGCATTCGCAGCGATCTGGAGGGTAAGATCCTCTCTGGTGCGTGGCCTCCAGGCCACCGCGTGCCCACCGAGCAGGAGTTGCGGCTGGAGTATGGGTGTTCGCGGATGACCGTGAACAAGGTCATGACCCAGCTTGCCAACGCCGGGCTGGTGCTGCGGCGGCGCAAGACCGGCTCGATCGTCATGCCGCAGCAGAGCCAGAATGCGGTTCTGGAGATCAAGGACATCAAGGACGAGGTCACCGCGCAGGGGGCCGCCTACCGCCACGAGGTGGTGGCGCGGGTGCTGCGCGCCGCGAAAGCGACCGAGGCCGACGAGCTTGGGGTCGAGCCCGGCACGCAGGTGCTGGCGCTGACCTGTCTGCATTATGCCGATGAGGCACCGTTCTGCCTTGAAGACCGGGTGATCAATCTTGAAGTGGCGCCGGATGCCGAGGCCGAGAGTTTCACCGATCTGGCGCCCGGTGTCTGGCTGCTTCGCCACATCCCTTGGAGCGAGGCCGAGCACACGATCGCCGCGGTCGGCGCGTCGGCGCGGGTGGCGGAACTGCTGGATTTGTCGACTGGCAGCCCCTGTCTGGTGATGGAGCGCCGGACTTGGCGGCAGGGCGAGACAGTGACCGAGGTGCGGCTGACCTATCCCGGTGCCGCCAATCGCCTGAGCGCCCGCTTCACGCCTTCGCTGCCCTGA
- a CDS encoding amino acid ABC transporter ATP-binding protein, with protein sequence MSDNAISVQHLVKRFGTTTVLDDISLEIPRGQVSCLIGPSGSGKSTLLRCMAFLEEATDGSIFIEGSPLGFVYDGAGKRQRQSANELRKVRSQIGMVFQQFNLWPHMTALGNVSAALRRVRKMSKAEAEEKAMVQLRKVGLENRAGHYPSQLSGGQQQRVAIARSLALEPKIMLFDEPTSALDPELTGEVLNVMRSLAAEGMTMVVVTHEIGFAATVGNQISFLDQGKLLFTDAPSKAFAKPRHPRLEQFLDTYLDRGASTLV encoded by the coding sequence ATGAGCGACAACGCGATCTCCGTTCAGCATCTGGTGAAACGCTTCGGCACGACGACCGTGCTCGACGACATCTCGCTGGAAATCCCGCGCGGGCAGGTGTCCTGCCTGATCGGTCCCTCGGGCTCGGGCAAGTCGACGCTGCTGCGCTGCATGGCGTTCCTTGAAGAGGCCACCGACGGCTCAATCTTCATCGAAGGCAGCCCGCTCGGCTTCGTCTACGACGGCGCGGGCAAGCGCCAGCGTCAGAGCGCCAACGAGCTGCGCAAGGTGCGCTCGCAGATCGGCATGGTGTTCCAGCAGTTCAACCTCTGGCCGCATATGACTGCGCTCGGCAACGTGTCCGCCGCGCTGCGCCGGGTGCGCAAGATGAGCAAGGCCGAGGCCGAAGAGAAGGCCATGGTGCAGCTGCGCAAGGTGGGGCTCGAGAACCGCGCCGGGCACTACCCCAGCCAGCTTTCCGGCGGCCAGCAGCAGCGCGTGGCCATCGCCCGCTCGCTCGCGCTGGAGCCGAAGATCATGCTGTTCGACGAGCCCACCTCGGCGCTCGACCCCGAGCTTACCGGCGAAGTGCTGAACGTGATGCGCAGCCTTGCCGCCGAGGGGATGACCATGGTCGTGGTGACCCATGAAATCGGCTTTGCCGCCACGGTGGGCAACCAGATCAGCTTCCTCGATCAGGGCAAGCTGCTGTTCACCGATGCGCCGTCGAAAGCGTTCGCCAAGCCGCGCCATCCGCGGCTCGAGCAGTTCCTCGACACCTATCTCGACCGCGGCGCCTCGACGCTGGTCTGA
- a CDS encoding FAD-binding oxidoreductase, producing the protein MTQHETAFAELDAAFPGRIERSEAVRAQHGAGDSWHPAALPDAVFMAQSTEEVAQAVRICAAHGCPIVPFGAGSCIEGQVNATQGGLCIDLSSMDKVLRVSPEDMDCSVQAGLTRQRLNEDLRATGLFLPIDIGAHATLGGMASTRASGTMTVRHGTMADLVMGLTVVLPDGQIVRTGGRARKSSSGYDLTHLFIGAEGTLGIITELTLRLTGIPEASKAGLYSFASIEAATQTVVEALQFGLCLNRIELMDTLQVKAINAYNKVSLPEQPTLLVDLAGSQGQVEADRDTFDALADENGAEVHPVDTPEQYAKAWALRHSALYAARGLRPGCSSLSTDVCVPVSELPRILTEIEAVLQDEGIVAPMHGHVGDGNFHLVMLFDPESVEEKARVQKVHGQLVARAIELGGTATGEHGVGLGKKSYMEAEHGAALALMKTLKRAVDPANLMNPGKIFDL; encoded by the coding sequence GTGACACAGCACGAGACCGCCTTCGCCGAACTAGACGCAGCCTTTCCGGGCCGGATCGAACGCAGCGAGGCGGTTCGCGCGCAGCATGGGGCAGGGGACAGTTGGCATCCGGCGGCGCTGCCCGACGCGGTGTTCATGGCGCAGAGCACGGAAGAGGTGGCGCAGGCGGTCAGGATCTGCGCCGCCCATGGCTGCCCGATCGTGCCCTTCGGCGCGGGCAGCTGCATCGAGGGACAGGTGAACGCCACCCAAGGCGGGCTCTGCATCGACCTGTCGTCGATGGACAAGGTGCTGCGCGTCAGCCCCGAGGACATGGATTGCAGCGTGCAGGCGGGGCTCACCCGGCAGCGCCTGAATGAAGACCTTCGGGCGACGGGGCTCTTTCTGCCCATCGACATCGGTGCCCATGCCACGCTTGGCGGCATGGCCTCGACCCGCGCGTCGGGAACGATGACGGTGCGCCATGGCACTATGGCCGATCTGGTGATGGGGCTGACCGTGGTGCTGCCCGACGGGCAGATCGTCCGCACCGGCGGGCGGGCGCGGAAATCCTCGTCGGGCTACGATCTGACGCATCTCTTCATCGGGGCAGAGGGCACGCTTGGGATCATCACCGAGCTGACCCTGCGCCTGACCGGCATCCCCGAGGCGTCGAAGGCCGGGCTCTACAGTTTCGCCTCGATCGAGGCGGCGACGCAGACCGTGGTCGAGGCGCTGCAGTTCGGCCTGTGCCTGAACCGCATCGAGCTGATGGACACGCTGCAGGTCAAGGCGATCAACGCCTACAACAAGGTCTCGCTGCCCGAGCAGCCGACGCTGCTGGTCGATCTTGCCGGGTCGCAAGGCCAAGTGGAGGCCGACCGTGACACCTTCGATGCGCTGGCCGATGAGAATGGCGCTGAGGTTCATCCGGTGGACACGCCCGAGCAATACGCCAAGGCCTGGGCGCTGCGGCATTCGGCGCTTTATGCCGCGCGTGGTCTGCGGCCCGGCTGCAGTTCACTGTCGACGGATGTCTGCGTGCCGGTTTCCGAACTGCCGCGCATCCTGACAGAAATCGAGGCGGTGCTGCAGGACGAAGGGATCGTCGCGCCGATGCATGGCCATGTGGGCGACGGCAATTTCCACCTCGTGATGCTGTTCGATCCCGAGAGTGTGGAAGAGAAGGCGCGGGTGCAGAAGGTGCACGGCCAACTGGTCGCGCGCGCCATCGAACTGGGCGGCACGGCCACCGGCGAACATGGCGTCGGGCTGGGCAAGAAGAGCTATATGGAGGCCGAACACGGTGCGGCGCTGGCGTTGATGAAAACGCTCAAGCGCGCGGTGGATCCGGCCAATCTGATGAACCCGGGCAAGATCTTCGATCTTTGA
- the hutG gene encoding N-formylglutamate deformylase, with product MRNEPVTVTRGDSPIVLGLPHTGTYLPDEIFRKLTPRGQELSDTDWHIHTLYEGLLPGATMVRATFHRYVIDANRPPDGASLYPGQNTTGLVPLTDFDGTPIWLEEPDEAEIAARRDAFHAPYHAALMAEMERVRAKHGVAILYDCHSIRSHIPFLFDGKLPDFNIGTAGGTTCDPAIEAAVAEVCAAAEGYTSTLNGRFKGGWTTRNYGRPEEGFHAIQMELAQDTHLESEVAPYAYDETKAARLRAPLSDLLHRIEALAPSLAK from the coding sequence GTGAGAAACGAACCCGTCACCGTCACGCGGGGCGACAGTCCCATCGTTCTGGGGCTGCCGCACACCGGCACCTATCTGCCCGACGAGATCTTTCGCAAGCTCACCCCGCGCGGGCAGGAACTGAGCGATACCGACTGGCACATCCACACGCTCTACGAAGGGCTGCTGCCCGGTGCGACCATGGTGCGCGCGACCTTCCACCGCTATGTGATCGACGCCAACCGCCCGCCGGATGGCGCCAGCCTCTATCCCGGCCAGAACACCACGGGCCTTGTACCGCTGACCGATTTTGACGGCACGCCGATCTGGCTCGAAGAGCCGGACGAGGCCGAGATTGCCGCCCGCCGCGACGCTTTTCACGCGCCCTATCATGCGGCGCTGATGGCCGAGATGGAGCGGGTGCGGGCGAAGCACGGCGTGGCGATTCTCTACGACTGCCACTCGATCCGCTCGCACATCCCGTTCCTGTTCGACGGCAAGCTGCCCGATTTCAACATCGGCACCGCCGGGGGCACCACCTGCGATCCCGCCATCGAGGCGGCGGTGGCCGAGGTCTGTGCCGCTGCCGAGGGCTACACCTCCACGCTCAATGGCCGCTTTAAAGGCGGCTGGACGACGCGCAACTACGGCCGCCCCGAAGAGGGGTTCCACGCCATCCAGATGGAACTGGCGCAGGACACGCATCTCGAGAGCGAGGTGGCCCCCTATGCCTATGACGAGACCAAGGCGGCGCGGCTCCGCGCCCCGCTTTCCGATCTGTTGCACCGGATCGAGGCGCTGGCGCCTTCGCTTGCCAAGTAA
- the hutH gene encoding histidine ammonia-lyase, which produces MILTPGAATLAQLEQLWRTDAPARLDDAARPAIAASAKVVADAAAGSEAIYGVNTGFGKLASIKIAPEDTATLQRNLILSHCCGVGEPLPRATTRLMMALKLLSLGRGASGVQVQTVDLLEAMLEKGVTPVVPCQGSVGASGDLAPLAHMTAVLLGAGQAEFEGAVHHGAEALAKAGLEPVVLGPKEGLALINGTQFSTALALVGLFEGWRNAQTSIVTASLTTDAIMGSTAPTRAEIHTLRGHRGQIKVAAGIRELMEGSEIRESHREGDSRVQDPYCIRCQPQVAGAAIDLLRYAATTLEIEANAVTDNPLVLGPGNIVSGGNFHAEPVAFAADQIALALSEIGTIAQRRVALMVDPAMNHDLPPFLTPAPGLNSGYMIAEVTTAALMSENKHLANPCSTDSTPTSANQEDHVSMAAHGARRLGLMNRNLSVILGVEALCAAQGVDFRAPLKTSHRLARVVAKIRTRVAPLENDRYLAPDLEEGAALVRSGALLVAADLEEAL; this is translated from the coding sequence ATGATCCTCACCCCCGGCGCCGCCACGCTGGCGCAGCTTGAACAGCTCTGGCGCACCGACGCGCCCGCCCGTCTCGATGACGCGGCGCGCCCGGCCATCGCCGCTTCGGCCAAGGTCGTCGCCGATGCCGCCGCCGGGTCGGAGGCGATCTATGGCGTCAACACCGGCTTCGGCAAGCTCGCCTCGATCAAGATCGCGCCCGAGGATACGGCAACGCTGCAGCGCAACCTGATCCTGTCGCATTGCTGTGGCGTCGGTGAGCCGCTGCCCCGCGCCACCACGCGCCTGATGATGGCGCTCAAGCTGCTGAGCCTCGGCCGCGGCGCGTCGGGCGTGCAGGTGCAGACGGTCGATCTGCTCGAAGCGATGCTCGAAAAGGGCGTGACCCCGGTGGTGCCCTGTCAGGGCTCGGTCGGCGCGTCGGGCGATCTGGCGCCGCTGGCGCATATGACCGCCGTGCTGCTTGGGGCAGGGCAGGCGGAGTTTGAGGGCGCTGTGCATCACGGCGCCGAGGCGCTGGCCAAGGCCGGGCTGGAGCCGGTGGTGCTGGGGCCCAAGGAAGGCCTCGCGCTGATCAACGGCACGCAGTTTTCCACTGCGCTGGCGCTGGTCGGGCTGTTCGAGGGCTGGCGCAATGCACAGACCTCGATCGTCACCGCCAGCCTCACCACCGACGCGATCATGGGCTCCACCGCGCCCACCCGTGCCGAGATCCACACGCTGCGCGGCCATCGCGGGCAGATCAAGGTCGCCGCGGGCATCCGCGAACTGATGGAGGGCTCGGAGATCCGCGAGAGCCACCGCGAGGGCGACTCCCGCGTGCAGGATCCCTATTGCATCCGCTGTCAGCCGCAGGTGGCGGGCGCGGCGATCGACCTGCTGCGCTACGCCGCGACGACGCTGGAGATCGAGGCCAACGCGGTCACCGACAACCCGCTGGTGCTGGGGCCGGGGAACATCGTCTCGGGCGGCAACTTCCACGCCGAGCCGGTCGCCTTCGCCGCCGACCAGATCGCGCTGGCGCTCTCGGAGATCGGGACCATCGCGCAGCGCCGCGTGGCGCTGATGGTCGACCCGGCGATGAACCACGATCTGCCGCCCTTCCTGACGCCCGCGCCGGGGCTGAACTCGGGCTATATGATCGCCGAGGTGACCACCGCCGCGCTGATGTCCGAGAACAAGCATCTCGCCAATCCCTGCTCGACCGACAGCACGCCGACCTCTGCCAACCAAGAAGACCATGTGTCGATGGCCGCTCATGGCGCGCGCCGCCTTGGTCTGATGAACCGCAACCTGTCGGTGATCCTTGGGGTTGAGGCGCTGTGTGCCGCGCAGGGCGTGGATTTCCGCGCGCCGCTCAAGACCTCGCACCGTCTGGCGCGGGTGGTCGCGAAGATCCGCACGCGCGTCGCGCCGCTGGAGAATGACCGCTACCTCGCGCCCGACCTCGAAGAAGGGGCTGCGCTGGTGCGCTCGGGCGCGTTGCTGGTGGCTGCGGATCTGGAGGAAGCGCTGTGA
- a CDS encoding transporter substrate-binding domain-containing protein: protein MRNKVISALAGAALLMGGAVAAQAQDALARIKEAGVMKVGTETAFAPFDYIDAGDHVGLNMDVFAAIGEELGVEIEWITLDWAGVLPGLEAGQFDVVAGPATITKARMERYRFTPPIAEATVALLKSAKDDSITKPEDIAGKTIGSGHATAQLAQLEEFGATLDPAPETKDYVSFNEAYADLAAGRIAGVANSLPNIAFVAQQRPEVFEVVAPFGTKTYFGFPGLKDDDHASLMDAIDAALLKMKADGRLGEMQQKWFGQTFETPDAVTEPNI, encoded by the coding sequence ATGCGCAACAAAGTCATCTCCGCACTGGCGGGTGCCGCGCTTCTGATGGGTGGGGCCGTCGCGGCCCAAGCGCAGGACGCGCTGGCTCGCATCAAGGAAGCTGGCGTCATGAAGGTCGGCACCGAGACCGCCTTCGCCCCCTTCGATTACATCGACGCGGGCGATCACGTGGGCCTCAACATGGACGTTTTCGCCGCGATCGGTGAAGAACTGGGCGTCGAGATCGAATGGATCACCCTCGACTGGGCTGGCGTTCTGCCGGGTCTCGAAGCGGGTCAGTTCGACGTGGTCGCGGGCCCCGCAACCATCACCAAGGCACGTATGGAGCGCTACCGCTTCACTCCGCCGATCGCCGAGGCCACCGTCGCCCTGCTGAAATCGGCCAAGGATGATTCGATCACCAAGCCCGAGGACATCGCTGGCAAGACCATCGGTTCCGGCCACGCCACCGCGCAGCTCGCCCAGCTTGAAGAGTTCGGCGCGACGCTCGACCCGGCACCGGAAACCAAGGACTACGTCTCGTTCAACGAGGCCTATGCCGACCTCGCCGCTGGCCGTATCGCCGGTGTCGCCAACTCGCTGCCGAACATCGCCTTCGTGGCGCAGCAGCGTCCCGAGGTCTTTGAAGTGGTCGCACCCTTCGGCACCAAGACCTACTTCGGCTTCCCGGGCCTGAAGGACGACGACCACGCTTCGCTGATGGACGCCATCGACGCAGCTCTGCTGAAGATGAAGGCCGACGGCCGTCTCGGCGAGATGCAGCAGAAGTGGTTCGGCCAGACCTTCGAAACGCCCGACGCGGTGACCGAGCCCAACATCTAA